The DNA sequence ATCGCCAATGAAGTGTAAGTTGCCGTAAACGGGGTGGTTAAAACTTGCGAGCCTGCAGGTAAATCCAATGATTTAAGGGCGAGCGCAATCGCGTCGGTTCCGTTGCCACAAGAAACAGCAAATTGTGACGAGGAGTATTTGGCAAACTCTTTTTCAAAAGATGTAACTTCTGATCCTAGCACAAACCAACCTCTGTCTAAAACCCTCTTTATCGAGGCGTTGACTTCTGAACCAATCTCTAGCAATTCTTTTTTAAAATCAACAAACCAATTGATCATATCCTCTCATACAAGAAATAATAATCGTAACCTGACACTTTGAAAGTCTTTGATAAGTGATACTTACTGCTAGGCAAAAACTCATTTCCCAAATTTATTGGCAGCAAAACATAGTCTGTATCCACATCTTTTCCGTATATCGTCTGATAAGATTTTAGCATAATGGCATTACCTTTAAAAATCGGAGTGAATGCGTTGCTGTCGTACATGGCAACTGTTGTTGCTGGAGTCGAAATCTTATTGAGATAATTCGCGACTTCTTTGTACCCCGTAGCATCTTGGTTTAAATTAATCACATCTTGGGCTCGCGATATACCCCCAATAAGCGGGTTAAAATAAACAAAAAAGTTAGGGTAGATTTTAACAATTGTAAATAGCTGAAAAGCAAATATTACAACTATCAAACCAACTCTCTTTATCCTAGAAAGAACAAGTCCTGCTATAACTGCAAAGACTGGAACAATCGGCAAAACATATCTAAATATTTGCTTATCAGGAATGGTAATAATTAGATAGTAAAAACAAGCAAAAAGCCCTACAAATCTCACAAACTTTCTCGATTCCAGCTCCAGCTTCTTTCTTTCTACAACAACAAAATATAAAGATAACAGTAGTATTACGGGGGTTAATCTAAAGAGTAAATATATAGGATAAGTAAATACTTTTTGGATAAACGGAAAACTAGACAGTGCCAAAAACACATTTCGCCTAGAATCTTCCAATAAAGCCGTATCAAGTACCCCCTCTTTTAATACCTTAAACAAAGTATCTAGAGGATTAAACCACATGGCGGGAAATAAAAGATAAAACACTGCAAATGCCACAATTCCAACCAAAAATAAGGACTTTACTCCTTGTACAAGTTGCATTTTCTTTCTAAATGTTCTGTAGAGTATGTAAACGACAAAAAACACAAAAACCGCCCCTGTGTTGATGCGAGTGAGTAACCCAAGTCCTAAAAACACCCCACTTGCCACAAAATCTAGTTTGACAAAATCTTTGAGCCCTAGATAAAAATAGCTTAAAGAAATAAAACCGAAAAGTGTGACGAGAGTATCCATATGAATAGATCTGGCATTTCCCAAGAAAAACGGCTCCAAAAGCAAGACGGCAACGGATAAAAAAGCCGATCTTTCCCCAAGTATTCGGGATAAAACCTTATACAAAACAATTAAGGCTCCTATTTCTGCCAAAACAACCGAGAGTGTCGTTAAAAAGATATATTGAGGAAAAATATCAAAAGAAAAAATATCCACCCCTCCATTAATCTTGTAAAAAATCCCCGAAGTTACCCCCACAAGCCACATAATAGTTACCCCTGGGTGGTACATGGTATAAGAACCTTCAAAATTAAAACTTTTTACAGCATAGTAAAAATGCACGGCGCGCTGTATCCAAAGATCTGTGGTGGGCTGAATATAGTAAATCCCAAGATATGGGATTAGTAGGCAGATTGAGAATAAAAGAATAAGCGGGAGGTAATATCTTGATGGCATTTTACCAATAATGCTTTTTATGCTTCTTGTAATAGGAAATTGTTCTTCTTAGACCCTCTTCTATGGATACTTTAGGACGCCAGCCTAGATCTTCTTTTATTTTAGTGTAATCTCCAACATAATCTCCAATATCTATTTTTTTACGACCTTCGGGAAATGGTATTAAATGATAACTACTGCCTTTAACCATTTTTACAATGTTTTTAGTAAAATCTAACAGAGTAATAGGTTTTATGCCCCCTATATTGTAGTATTTGCCATTAGAAGTGTCACTTTGCCCGGCCAACAACATAGCATCGTTGGCATCGGTCACATAAGTCATATCTCTAACCTGCAACCCATCGCCATAAACGCTAATTTCTTTGCCATCTAGCGCCAATCGGATAAAAAACGGAATAAAACCTTGCCGTCCATGCCTCATGAGTTGTCTGGGTCCAAAAGTGTTGGTTAATCTAATGGAAGTGGTTTTTAAACCATACACCGAAGCGTAGACCATGTGGTACCATTCGCCGGCAAATTTGCTAATGCCGTTGGTATCGGAGGGCCTGACCAAATGCCTTTCGTTAACTGGAATATGCTCTATTTTTCCATAAATTTGCCTAGTTCCGGAGTGGATAACTTTAGCTGTGGGATTGACTCTTCTTAAGGCTTCTAAAAAATAAATGTTAGAGGTGGCGTTAAGTTCTAAATCCCACAAGGGATCTACCATTCCATCCTCGTGACTTACCTGACCTGCAATATTAAAAACAACCTCCTGCCCTTCCAAAACCTTCTCCATTTTGGCAGAATCTCGCATGTCAGCAATTACAACTTTGACATCTTTTTTTATGGGGTCTATATTAAACTGATTGCCCCCAAGTTCTGGGATAAGCGCATCGACAACGGTAACTTCGGAGCCGAGCTCTACCAGTTTAATGGCTAAATTGCTTCCAATAAAGCCTAGACCACCCGTAACCAAAACTTTTTTTCCCGGATAAAAGCTAAAGTCGTACATGATCGTAAATTTCTTCCAACCTCTTGCCTTGCTTATGATTGTCAAACTCTTCTTCTACATGCTTTCGAGCTGATTTGGCAAGCATTTCCCACAAATTAGGCGATTTAAGAAAAGAGACTATTTTATCGGCTAAGTCGTTAGCATCCCTTTGATTCACCATGTGACCGGTTTTTTCGTGATAGATAAGTTCAGTTCCCGATTCTGTTGTAGCAAAAGCATGGGTGCCAACTGCCATAGCCTCTATTATTGTAGTATTGATTCCACCCTCCTCATCTCCCAAAACTTTTACGCTGGGTGACAAAAACAGATCGGCCTTTTGCATCTCTGCCATGTAGTCGTTGTAACCCAAAAGACCTAAAAATTTGACGGAGTCTGTGATTCCTAATGAGTTGACGAGGGCTGTTATTTTTTCTTTTTCGGAACCATCGCCAATTATTCTAAGTGTGGCATTTGGGTATTGAGTCAAAACCTTGGCAAAGGCGCTAACGGCGTATTCCATGCCCTTTTTGGGAACAAATCTATTGGCAATTAGAATAACTGGAGCGGTGGTGGGCTTTTTAATAACTAGGTGATATTTGTCCAAATTCATTCCTAGATGCAGTGGGATAACTTTATCCGCAGGAGCTCCCAACTGGTTGACTAAAGTATCCTTCATCAGCTGACAAGTTACGGTAAAAGCGCTTCCCACCTCCCACAATCTTTTATAGGCAAGCTCCCAATAGAATCTATCGGTGGGGAGCTTAAATTTGCGCATTTTATCGGCTAATCCTTGGTAGCTGGTATCAAACCCATAAAAAGATGTCACCAGCGGAATACCGAATCTTGAGGATAACGGCGCCGAGTAAACGCCATTAGAGCCAAAATGAGCGTGAATTAAAGCCGGCTTGTTACGGCTGATAACCTGCGCCATGGCCTCTTCTACGGCTAAGTGACGAGGAATAAAGGCCCTCACTACCGAACCTAAAGCTTTTTTAGCGCCTTTCGCGGGGTCTATTTTGTAAATGGGTTTAAAGGGAAAAAGGTCTAAATTCTTCTCTACCTCACATATAATAAACGGGTCGTAGCGAGTCAAGTTTCTAATATACTCCCAAACCCAAATTTCAGTTTTTTCTAAATACACGGGCTTAATGTGGGCTATCTTCGGATTTTCCATATTAGTTAGTATAATACCATACTGCTACGGATGTATGTAGTTATCAAGGGGAATTTATTACCTACAAGAACAGTGTTTATGAGCTTTAGATTTTCTAAATCTTCGCTTGTTACCATATTATCATACCAACGGTAATTTGTGTTTACGAGGACAAAATCCGCTTGTGAAAAATCAGCCGTGGATTTGTAGCCTTCTGGTAAATCTGGAATGATATGAACAGGACTTATGGCAAGATAAACCTTCTTGACAAGACTACTTTGAGATTTGGGTAAGCGCTTAACTGCTTCTAAAACCCCTTCTCCCCAACCGCCAATTTCAAAAAGGCGTTGGTTGTAGATTTTGTTACTTGAGACCAATCCGTTGTAGTAGTCCAAGTAGTAAGGGAAAAACCTAATTAAGGGCAAAGAGCAAAAACCAAAAATCAAAACTAAGATCGAAGACTTTAAGATTTTATTCTTTGCTAAATCAAGCAGAAAATTAACCCCCAAAGCACAAATTATAGAAAATCCTATTAAATACAAATTTACATAGCGCAAACCATCTTGCTTTAAGGGAAAAACGCTTGCTAAAAAGGGGAGTAAAAACAAGGCGATTAACATCAATTTTTCTTTCTTTGGGCGACAAAAAACCCCTATCACAAAAGTCGCCAAGAGCAAAAGCGGGGTTCTAACACCAAAATAAACAAAATAGTAAAACCAAGGCGTATTCCCCAACTGCCCCATAAAGTATTCTCTGGTATGCACCTCTAAACCACGGTCTGCGCTGGCTAATAAATTAATAATTGTGCTATGCCAAAGGTATGGCCATATTCCAATTAATATTAAGAGAGAAAACACTGGCATTAAAACCATTTTTAGGGAGTCTCCTTTTTTGGGTTTGGGAGTCTCCCTAAAAAGGAGACTCCCTATAAAAAGTGGTAGTAACAACACCCCATTGTATCTAGTACCAATTAATAGCGTAAAACTGGCAACAACTGCTAAATAGTTTTTAAGTGATTTGGTATTGGCATACTTTATAGAGAACAAAACAAACAGCGATCCAAAAAGCAACAACGGAACTTCCAAAGAAATTATTCGAGCGTAGGATTGAAACACTGGATTGACAAATAAAAATGCCGATGAGAGAAGCGCAATCTGGCGCGATTTTGTTAATTCCCAAGCGATGAGAAAAATAATCGCGACAGTAATCGCAGACATCACAACACTAAAAAATCGGGCAAAAACAAAATCGCGCCCCGCGGGATAATAACCACTCTTATCTTGCAAAAGTGAGATGTTCTTGGTTAAGAAACGAGCCACACCGTAAATATATTTAGCCACAGGCGGATGTTCGTGATTTAGTTCCCACGAACTGGGGCTAAAATCGCCATTTTTCATAAACCCTAAATATGATTCGCCAACCGAAGCAACTGTAACTTCATCCCAATGTTCCCCGACAGAATTTAGATTGACGGATAAAATTCCTAAACTAACAACAAAAACCAACACAGAAAGTATTGAGGATTTCACTTCTTTGTTCTAACAATCAGATCCGCCAACATTCCAATAGCCAAAATTTGGAGTCCTGCAAGAAAGAACAGCATCGAGGAGGTGGTAATGTTTAAATAAGGCTCGACAAATAAATCGTAAACAAATTTAACAAACCCCAGACCCATTAAACCTAAAGCTGGCCACAGAAAAAATCTTAAAGGGTTAAAATACATCACGGTTCGCAAAATTAAAAACAAAAAATCCGCTCCGTCTTTAGCCTTAACTTTAGAGACTCCTTTTCTAAAATCATATTCAATAGGAATATATTTTACGCTAAGTCCATTGGACATATAGGACAGAGTTGAAGTAGTGGTAAATGAAAATCTATCCGAAATAAGATTAAAAAATGGCGTGATATCGGTTTTTCTAAAAGCGCGCAATCCCGAGTTGATATCCTCAATCTTTCTACCTACGACCAAATTTGCAACTTGATCTAAAATAAATTTTGGAGCCGATTTAATAAAGGGTGTTTTTTTGTATCTACCAATTCTCTTTCCTACCACCATGTCATAACTTGTAAGACCAGCCAAAAGTTCTGGGATTCTTTCTATGGGATAAGTTCCATCGGCATCACAAATGGCAATTTGATCGTATTTTGCAAGTTTTATGCCGTCTTTTAACGATGCCCCGTAACCCTTATTAACTGTGTGATTTAAAACTCTAAATTCATCGTAGGAAATGGCTTGTAAAACACCCAGCGAGCTATCTTTTGACCCATCATTGACCGCAATTACTTCGAACTTTTCACCCATTGATTTACAAACAGCATAAACTCTGTCAATCGTGTCTTTAACCGCCTTTTCCTCATTGTAAACCGGAACCACAATAGAATACATATTATTTAATACTACCAAATTCTACCCCAACATGCCTGTAAGTAAAGGGTGACAAATAAGAAACCTTTTGATAGATTAAAATAGTGAAATTTCATCAAAGGCTTAGATGCTGGTTGACCTCTAATTGGATTCTTATCCTTGTTATT is a window from the Patescibacteria group bacterium genome containing:
- a CDS encoding glycosyltransferase family 39 protein, whose product is MPSRYYLPLILLFSICLLIPYLGIYYIQPTTDLWIQRAVHFYYAVKSFNFEGSYTMYHPGVTIMWLVGVTSGIFYKINGGVDIFSFDIFPQYIFLTTLSVVLAEIGALIVLYKVLSRILGERSAFLSVAVLLLEPFFLGNARSIHMDTLVTLFGFISLSYFYLGLKDFVKLDFVASGVFLGLGLLTRINTGAVFVFFVVYILYRTFRKKMQLVQGVKSLFLVGIVAFAVFYLLFPAMWFNPLDTLFKVLKEGVLDTALLEDSRRNVFLALSSFPFIQKVFTYPIYLLFRLTPVILLLSLYFVVVERKKLELESRKFVRFVGLFACFYYLIITIPDKQIFRYVLPIVPVFAVIAGLVLSRIKRVGLIVVIFAFQLFTIVKIYPNFFVYFNPLIGGISRAQDVINLNQDATGYKEVANYLNKISTPATTVAMYDSNAFTPIFKGNAIMLKSYQTIYGKDVDTDYVLLPINLGNEFLPSSKYHLSKTFKVSGYDYYFLYERI
- a CDS encoding GDP-mannose 4,6-dehydratase — its product is MYDFSFYPGKKVLVTGGLGFIGSNLAIKLVELGSEVTVVDALIPELGGNQFNIDPIKKDVKVVIADMRDSAKMEKVLEGQEVVFNIAGQVSHEDGMVDPLWDLELNATSNIYFLEALRRVNPTAKVIHSGTRQIYGKIEHIPVNERHLVRPSDTNGISKFAGEWYHMVYASVYGLKTTSIRLTNTFGPRQLMRHGRQGFIPFFIRLALDGKEISVYGDGLQVRDMTYVTDANDAMLLAGQSDTSNGKYYNIGGIKPITLLDFTKNIVKMVKGSSYHLIPFPEGRKKIDIGDYVGDYTKIKEDLGWRPKVSIEEGLRRTISYYKKHKKHYW
- a CDS encoding glycosyltransferase; this encodes MENPKIAHIKPVYLEKTEIWVWEYIRNLTRYDPFIICEVEKNLDLFPFKPIYKIDPAKGAKKALGSVVRAFIPRHLAVEEAMAQVISRNKPALIHAHFGSNGVYSAPLSSRFGIPLVTSFYGFDTSYQGLADKMRKFKLPTDRFYWELAYKRLWEVGSAFTVTCQLMKDTLVNQLGAPADKVIPLHLGMNLDKYHLVIKKPTTAPVILIANRFVPKKGMEYAVSAFAKVLTQYPNATLRIIGDGSEKEKITALVNSLGITDSVKFLGLLGYNDYMAEMQKADLFLSPSVKVLGDEEGGINTTIIEAMAVGTHAFATTESGTELIYHEKTGHMVNQRDANDLADKIVSFLKSPNLWEMLAKSARKHVEEEFDNHKQGKRLEEIYDHVRL
- a CDS encoding glycosyltransferase family 39 protein; this encodes MKSSILSVLVFVVSLGILSVNLNSVGEHWDEVTVASVGESYLGFMKNGDFSPSSWELNHEHPPVAKYIYGVARFLTKNISLLQDKSGYYPAGRDFVFARFFSVVMSAITVAIIFLIAWELTKSRQIALLSSAFLFVNPVFQSYARIISLEVPLLLFGSLFVLFSIKYANTKSLKNYLAVVASFTLLIGTRYNGVLLLPLFIGSLLFRETPKPKKGDSLKMVLMPVFSLLILIGIWPYLWHSTIINLLASADRGLEVHTREYFMGQLGNTPWFYYFVYFGVRTPLLLLATFVIGVFCRPKKEKLMLIALFLLPFLASVFPLKQDGLRYVNLYLIGFSIICALGVNFLLDLAKNKILKSSILVLIFGFCSLPLIRFFPYYLDYYNGLVSSNKIYNQRLFEIGGWGEGVLEAVKRLPKSQSSLVKKVYLAISPVHIIPDLPEGYKSTADFSQADFVLVNTNYRWYDNMVTSEDLENLKLINTVLVGNKFPLITTYIRSSMVLY
- a CDS encoding glycosyltransferase family 2 protein; this translates as MYSIVVPVYNEEKAVKDTIDRVYAVCKSMGEKFEVIAVNDGSKDSSLGVLQAISYDEFRVLNHTVNKGYGASLKDGIKLAKYDQIAICDADGTYPIERIPELLAGLTSYDMVVGKRIGRYKKTPFIKSAPKFILDQVANLVVGRKIEDINSGLRAFRKTDITPFFNLISDRFSFTTTSTLSYMSNGLSVKYIPIEYDFRKGVSKVKAKDGADFLFLILRTVMYFNPLRFFLWPALGLMGLGFVKFVYDLFVEPYLNITTSSMLFFLAGLQILAIGMLADLIVRTKK